In Gymnogyps californianus isolate 813 chromosome 1, ASM1813914v2, whole genome shotgun sequence, the following are encoded in one genomic region:
- the TMEM39A gene encoding transmembrane protein 39A isoform X1 produces MFLPPLQTWEGFGIIVWVSGHSLPEALEVDWFLVMPGGRRGPSRQQLSRSALPSLQTLVGGSCGNGSGLRNRNGSAISLSAPPITALITPEPVRHCRIPELPLDGSLLFEFLFFIYLLVALFIQYINIYKTVWWYPYNHPASCTSLNFHLIDYHLAAFITVMLARRLVWALISEASQVGATSVVHYMVRLVLLTLCGWVLCWTLVNLFRSHSVLNLLFLGYPFGVYVPLCCFHQDSRAQPLPADCGYLVQDQMVDDGASAVSSLVKPKDFLSLLWESLREQFNNPTSIPTHSCPLSPDLIRNEVECLKADFNRRIKEVLFNSLFSAYYVAFLPLCFVKSTQYYDMRWSCEHLIMVWINAFVMLTTQLLPPKYCDLLHRSAAHLGKWQKLEHGSYSNAPQHIWSENTIWPQGVLVRRSRCLYKAVGPYNVAVPSDVSHARFYFLFHRPLRLLNLLILIEGSVVCYQLYSLLRSEKWNHTLSMALILFCNYYVLFKLLRDRIVLGRAYSYPLNNYGLKAH; encoded by the exons ATGTTTCTGCCTCCTTTGCAGACCTGGGAAGGCTTCGGGATCATTGTCTGGGTCTCAGGGCACAGCCTGCCAGAGGCACTGGAAGTGGATTGGTTCCTGGTCATGCCCGGTGGAAGGAGGGGACCCAGCCGGCAGCAGCTAAGCCGTTCAGCTTTGCCTTCTCTCCAGACGCTGGTTGGCGGGAGCTGCGGAAACGGTAGCGGTTTGAGAAACAG GAATGGTAGTGCCATCAGCCTCTCCGCGCCTCCGATCACAGCGCTGATTACTCCGGAGCCTGTACGTCACTGCCGGATCCCTGAACTGCCATTGGATGGGAGCCTTCTCTTTGAATTCCTGTTCTTCATCTACCTACTGGTAGCCCTCTTCATTCAGTACATCAACATCTACAAGACTGTCTGGTGGTACCCATACAATCACCCTGCTTCCTGCACCTCACTG aaTTTTCACCTCATTGACTACCACCTGGCGGCGTTCATCACAGTGATGCTGGCGCGGAGACTGGTGTGGGCCCTCATCTCTGAG GCCTCTCAGGTGGGTGCCACGTCAGTGGTTCACTACATGGTGCGCCTGGTGCTGCTCACCCTCTGTGGATGGGTGCTCTGCTGGACTTTGGTCAACCTCTTCCGCAGCCATTCTGTTCTCAACCTTCTCTTCCTGGGCTACCC gTTTGGTGTCTACGttcctctgtgctgcttccaccaggacagcagagcacagcccCTACCTGCGGACTGTGGTTACTTGGTACAGGACCAGATGGTGGATGATGGGGCTTCAGCTGTCAGCAGCCTGGTCAAACCCAAAGATTTCCTCTCGCTTCTGTGGGAATCCTTGAGAGAACAGTTCAATAATCCTACGTCTATCCCCACCCACAGCTGCCCCCTTTCCCCAGATCTCATCCGCAATGAGGTGGAGTGCCTAAAAGCAGACTTCAACCGCAGGATCAAGGAAGTTCTCTTCAACTCTCTCTTCAGTGCCTACTACGTAGCATTCCTGCCACTGTGTTTTGTGAAG AGCACCCAGTACTACGACATGCGCTGGTCCTGTGAGCACCTCATCATGGTGTGGATCAATGCCTTTGTCATGCTTACCACTCAACTGCTGCCTCCCAAGTACTGTGACCTGCTCCACAGATCAGCTGCCCACCTCGGCAAGTGGCAGAAACTAGAACATGGTTCCTACAGCAATGCTCCACAGCATAT CTGGTCAGAAAACACAATATGGCCACAAGGAGTTCTCGTGCGACGTAGCCGATGCCTGTATAAGGCAGTTGGGCCTTACAACGTAGCAGTGCCTTCAGATGTGTCCCATGCCCGCTTTTAT TTCCTTTTTCACCGTCCATTACGGCTGCTCAACCTGCTGATTCTCATCGAAGGCAGTGTGGTCTGCTACCAGCTCTATTCACTGCTGCGCTCAGAGAAGTGGAACCATACCCTCTCCATGGCCCTCATCCTTTTCTGCAATTACTACGTCTTATTTAAGCTCCTCCGGGACCGGATAGTATTAGGCAGGGCATATTCCTACCCACTTAACAACTATGGACTCAAGGCACACTAG
- the TMEM39A gene encoding transmembrane protein 39A isoform X2, with product MPGGRRGPSRQQLSRSALPSLQTLVGGSCGNGSGLRNRNGSAISLSAPPITALITPEPVRHCRIPELPLDGSLLFEFLFFIYLLVALFIQYINIYKTVWWYPYNHPASCTSLNFHLIDYHLAAFITVMLARRLVWALISEASQVGATSVVHYMVRLVLLTLCGWVLCWTLVNLFRSHSVLNLLFLGYPFGVYVPLCCFHQDSRAQPLPADCGYLVQDQMVDDGASAVSSLVKPKDFLSLLWESLREQFNNPTSIPTHSCPLSPDLIRNEVECLKADFNRRIKEVLFNSLFSAYYVAFLPLCFVKSTQYYDMRWSCEHLIMVWINAFVMLTTQLLPPKYCDLLHRSAAHLGKWQKLEHGSYSNAPQHIWSENTIWPQGVLVRRSRCLYKAVGPYNVAVPSDVSHARFYFLFHRPLRLLNLLILIEGSVVCYQLYSLLRSEKWNHTLSMALILFCNYYVLFKLLRDRIVLGRAYSYPLNNYGLKAH from the exons ATGCCCGGTGGAAGGAGGGGACCCAGCCGGCAGCAGCTAAGCCGTTCAGCTTTGCCTTCTCTCCAGACGCTGGTTGGCGGGAGCTGCGGAAACGGTAGCGGTTTGAGAAACAG GAATGGTAGTGCCATCAGCCTCTCCGCGCCTCCGATCACAGCGCTGATTACTCCGGAGCCTGTACGTCACTGCCGGATCCCTGAACTGCCATTGGATGGGAGCCTTCTCTTTGAATTCCTGTTCTTCATCTACCTACTGGTAGCCCTCTTCATTCAGTACATCAACATCTACAAGACTGTCTGGTGGTACCCATACAATCACCCTGCTTCCTGCACCTCACTG aaTTTTCACCTCATTGACTACCACCTGGCGGCGTTCATCACAGTGATGCTGGCGCGGAGACTGGTGTGGGCCCTCATCTCTGAG GCCTCTCAGGTGGGTGCCACGTCAGTGGTTCACTACATGGTGCGCCTGGTGCTGCTCACCCTCTGTGGATGGGTGCTCTGCTGGACTTTGGTCAACCTCTTCCGCAGCCATTCTGTTCTCAACCTTCTCTTCCTGGGCTACCC gTTTGGTGTCTACGttcctctgtgctgcttccaccaggacagcagagcacagcccCTACCTGCGGACTGTGGTTACTTGGTACAGGACCAGATGGTGGATGATGGGGCTTCAGCTGTCAGCAGCCTGGTCAAACCCAAAGATTTCCTCTCGCTTCTGTGGGAATCCTTGAGAGAACAGTTCAATAATCCTACGTCTATCCCCACCCACAGCTGCCCCCTTTCCCCAGATCTCATCCGCAATGAGGTGGAGTGCCTAAAAGCAGACTTCAACCGCAGGATCAAGGAAGTTCTCTTCAACTCTCTCTTCAGTGCCTACTACGTAGCATTCCTGCCACTGTGTTTTGTGAAG AGCACCCAGTACTACGACATGCGCTGGTCCTGTGAGCACCTCATCATGGTGTGGATCAATGCCTTTGTCATGCTTACCACTCAACTGCTGCCTCCCAAGTACTGTGACCTGCTCCACAGATCAGCTGCCCACCTCGGCAAGTGGCAGAAACTAGAACATGGTTCCTACAGCAATGCTCCACAGCATAT CTGGTCAGAAAACACAATATGGCCACAAGGAGTTCTCGTGCGACGTAGCCGATGCCTGTATAAGGCAGTTGGGCCTTACAACGTAGCAGTGCCTTCAGATGTGTCCCATGCCCGCTTTTAT TTCCTTTTTCACCGTCCATTACGGCTGCTCAACCTGCTGATTCTCATCGAAGGCAGTGTGGTCTGCTACCAGCTCTATTCACTGCTGCGCTCAGAGAAGTGGAACCATACCCTCTCCATGGCCCTCATCCTTTTCTGCAATTACTACGTCTTATTTAAGCTCCTCCGGGACCGGATAGTATTAGGCAGGGCATATTCCTACCCACTTAACAACTATGGACTCAAGGCACACTAG